One segment of Rosa chinensis cultivar Old Blush chromosome 6, RchiOBHm-V2, whole genome shotgun sequence DNA contains the following:
- the LOC112172600 gene encoding amino acid transporter AVT6A: protein MTIPTADRKFRRSPKAPLLPQKRDDNERVEAGFFGASFSGAVFNLSTTIVGAGIMALPSAVKQLGLIPGLIMIVLGAVLTESSIDMILRFTRASKTSSYSGLVGDSFGGPGRNLLQVCVVVNNLGMLVVYMIIIGDVLSGTWSGGVHHSGVMEEWFGQRWWTARFSLLLFTTLFVLAPLISFKRVDSLRYTSALSVGLAVVFVAIIAGVAIVKLIEGGIGFPRLMPKLEDQASFWKLFTTIPILVTAYICHHNIHPIENELVDPNQMKSIVRTSLTFCSSVYVATSFFGVLLFGDQTLDDVLANFDGDLGIPYSSFLDDIVRVSYGLHLMLVFPIVFFSLRLNLDGLLFPCAIPIAFDNRRFYSVTAALMGFIFSGANFIPSIWDAFQFTGATAAISVGFIFPAAVALRDAHGIATKKDRLISWVMILLAVSSSIVAISSDIYSFFL from the exons ATGACAATTCCGACCGCCGACAGGAAATTCCGGCGGAGCCCCAAAGCCCCGCTGTTACCCCAAAAGCGCGACGACAATGAGCGCGTCGAGGCCGGCTTCTTCGGAGCGTCGTTCTCCGGCGCCGTGTTCAACCTCTCCACCACAATCGTCGGCGCCGGAATCATGGCCCTGCCGTCCGCCGTCAAGCAACTGGGGTTGATTCCCGGCCTAATTATGATCGTATTGGGCGCCGTGCTGACCGAATCGTCCATCGACATGATCCTCCGGTTCACACGCGCCTCCAAGACATCCTCGTATTCCGGTCTGGTCGGCGACTCGTTCGGTGGGCCCGGACGGAACCTCCTCCAGGTCTGCGTCGTCGTCAACAACCTCGGCATGCTCGTCGTCTACATGATCATCATCG GTGATGTGCTGTCGGGGACCTGGTCGGGTGGGGTCCACCACTCGGGTGTGATGGAGGAATGGTTTGGTCAGCGTTGGTGGACCGCGCGATTCTCGCTGCTACTTTTCACCACGCTCTTTGTGCTCGCGCCTCTTATTTCTTTCAAGCGCGTGG ATTCGTTGAGATACACATCGGCATTGTCAGTTGGTTTGGCGGTTGTGTTTGTGGCGATCATAGCCGGAGTGGCGATAGTTAAGTTGATAGAAGGAGGGATTGGATTTCCACGGTTGATGCCGAAGCTTGAGGACCAAGCATCCTTTTGGAAGCTTTTCACTACCATTCCCATTCTTGTTACTGCCTATATCTGCCACCATAACA TTCACCCTATTGAGAACGAGCTAGTAGACCCTAACCAGATGAAGTCAATAGTACGAACATCACTTACATTTTGCTCATCTGTGTACGTTGCGACCAGCTTCTTTGGTGTTCTTCTCTTTGGGGATCAAACACTGGATGATGTACTGGCAAATTTTGATGGTGATCTTGGAATTCCATATAGCTCATTTCTTGATGATATTGTTAGAGTGAGCTATGGCCTCCACCTGATGCTTGTTTTCCCAATTGTATTTTTCTCCCTTCGCCTCAATTTGGACGGGCTTCTTTTTCCCTGTGCCATTCCTATTGCCTTTGACAACCGAAGATTCTACTCAGTAACAGCAGCACTCATGGGTTTTATCTTTTCGGGAGCCAATTTTATTCCTAGTATCTGGGATGCCTTTCAGTTCACAGGTGCTACTGCTGCGATCTCCGTTGGTTTCATATTTCCAGCTGCCGTTGCCCTCAG GGATGCTCATGGAATTGCAACAAAGAAGGACAGACTAATATCATGGGTGATGATCCTTTTAGCAGTCTCTTCCAGCATAGTGGCCATCTCTAGTGACATTTACAGCTTTTTTTTGTAG